The proteins below come from a single Cannabis sativa cultivar Pink pepper isolate KNU-18-1 chromosome 3, ASM2916894v1, whole genome shotgun sequence genomic window:
- the LOC115709667 gene encoding PLASMODESMATA CALLOSE-BINDING PROTEIN 3, translating to MAVLAFLVLILAMTAHTSSANWCVCKSGLSEGMLQKTLDYACGAGADCNPIHTNGVCYNPNTVLAHCNYAVNSYFQKKGQAQGACDFAGTASLATSDPSTTGCSYPSSASSSTSTTPVSSTTPSTSTGTNTGTGTGTGTGTTPSSTGTPSTTSPYSTTPSTGVLGGGMGGGMGPTGQGINTDESGGFRLAKTSVFSSLVTLFISGLMLCLG from the exons ATGGCTGTTTTAGCTTTTCTAGTGCTTATTCTGGCTATGACTGCCCATACAAGTA GTGCGAATTGGTGTGTATGCAAGAGTGGATTAAGTGAGGGAATGTTACAGAAGACACTGGACTATGCTTGTGGGGCTGGCGCTGACTGTAACCCCATCCACACAAATGGGGTTTGTTACAACCCAAACACTGTTCTTGCTCACTGCAATTATGCTGTAAACAGCTATTTCCAGAAGAAGGGCCAGGCTCAAGGCGCATGTGATTTTGCCGGAACTGCTTCGTTGGCTACTTCTGACCCTA GTACAACTGGTTGCAGTTACCCTTCTTCAGCCAG CTCAAGCACCAGTACTACTCCAGTGTCAAGTACAACACCATCCACTAGCACTGGCACGAACACGGGCACAGGAACCGGCACAGGCACCGGCACCACGCCATCCAGCACCGGGACACCATCGACCACATCCCCATACAGCACAACCCCATCCACCGGGGTGCTAGGAGGAGGAATGGGAGGTGGCATGGGCCCCACAGGACAGGGCATTAACACAGATGAAAGTGGTGGGTTTAGACTAGCTAAGACTAGTGTGTTCTCTTCCTTGGTGACCTTATTCATTTCAGGTTTGATGCTCTGTTTGGGTTAA